From one Dermacentor variabilis isolate Ectoservices chromosome 3, ASM5094787v1, whole genome shotgun sequence genomic stretch:
- the LOC142575259 gene encoding E3 ubiquitin-protein ligase DTX4-like — MATAVTLSVAVWEYVRFSGTWTAYPPDACEKLERARIKSESKDETKVPIDISCRGVKAHFVDVVKMQQVFGDEQDHCAASPVRRNLYPLDSAPAKGVNWEWRTNSGKWYPYSVHLSCLIEKAKEHGLPKINLQDHYPECIYTVEFTTMHQRNNFTSFCRVIRRVEGKNYPLAPDAITCPEVNLNVPERKANPMELTPPVSDSNSSDVTVIAQIFPKKRKGRRSNHTASFAGIPCTSEGASDTKSLKTEGCNSLDGIKLPNNSWTDSVQDTPEPEEFLARHIIDVTGTVPAEDCSICCEPLVASSSYNSCGRVVRLSHCTHYFHYACLAAMYKSNPKTSYLQCPVCKAIYGVKQGNQPPGIMNFQVLPFTLPGYEGCGTIQITYHIPSGVQGPEHPRPGMPYTARGFPRHGYLPNNDQGRKALKLLVDAWDRRLIFTIGQSTTTGEQDTVTWNEIHHKTECGSNHTGHGFPDPSYLDNLFAELRVHGVAD; from the exons ATGGCTACTGCTGTAACGCTATCTGTAGCTGTATGGGAATATGTACGCTTCTCGGGAACATGGACGGCGTACCCGCCGGACGCCTGCGAAAAGCTTGAACGGGCGAGGATCAAATCGGAAAGCAAGGATGAGACGAAAGTACCGATTGACATCTCGTGCAGAGGTGTCAAAGCTCACTTTGTCGATGTCGTGAAAATGCAGCAAGTCTTTGGCGACGAACAGGATCACT GTGCTGCTTCCCCGGTACGAAGGAATCTATATCCTCTTGACAGCGCCCCAGCGAAAGGTGTCAACTGGGAATGGCGAACGAACAGCGGAAAGTGGTATCCTTACAGCGTGCATCTCTCTTGCCTCATTGAAAAAGCCAAGGAACAC GGGCTGCCCAAGATTAACTTGCAAGACCACTATCCTGAATGCATATACACTGTGGAATTCACAACCATGCATCAAAGGAACAACTTCACAAGTTTCTGCCGCGTCATTCGAAGAGTTGAAGGAAAAAATTACCCACTGGCACCTGACGCCATCACATGTCCAGAAGTCAACCTGAATGTCCCCGAAAG GAAAGCAAACCCAATGGAACTGACGCCTCCTGTAAGCGATAGCAACTCTTCTGATGTTACAGTGATTGCACAAAT TTTTCCAAAAAAACGCAAGGGACGAAGAAGCAACCATACTGCTTCTTTTGCTGGAATTCCATGTACATCAGAAGGTGCATCAGACACCAAGAGTCTGAAGACAGAGGGCTGTAATTCTCTTGATGGCATAAAGCTACCCAACAATTCATGGACCGATTCCGTGCAAG ATACTCCTGAACCTGAGGAGTTCTTGGCAAGGCACATTATTGATGTCACGGGAACAGTTCCAGCA gAGGATTGCAGCATCTGTTGTGAGCCATTGGTCGCCTCCTCATCCTACAACAGCTGTGGCCGGGTGGTGCGCCTTTCCCACTGTACACATTATTTCCATTATGCCTGCCTTGCAGCTATGTATAAAAGCAATCCAAAG ACAAGCTACCTGCAGTGTCCTGTGTGCAAGGCCATATATGGAGTGAAACAAGGCAACCAGCCACCAGGTATCATGAACTTCCAAGTGCTGCCTTTCACACTCCCTGGCTATGAGGGCTGTGGCACCATTCAGATCACATACCACATCCCTTCTGGAGTTCAAGGACCAGAGCACCCACGGCCTGGCATGCCGTACACTGCGAGAGGATTCCCTAGGCATGGATATCTGCCCAACAATGATCAAGGCCGAAAG GCACTGAAGCTTCTGGTGGATGCCTGGGACCGGAGGCTCATATTCACCATTGGACAGTCGACCACCACTGGAGAGCAAGACACTGTGACATGGAATGAGATTCACCACAAGACTGAGTGTGGGTCCAATCACACAGGGCATGGTTTTCCGGACCCTTCTTATCTGGACAACCTCTTTGCCGAGCTTCGAGTGCATGGGGTCGCTGACTAG